In the genome of Anthonomus grandis grandis unplaced genomic scaffold, icAntGran1.3 ctg00000577.1, whole genome shotgun sequence, one region contains:
- the LOC126749729 gene encoding uncharacterized protein LOC126749729 gives MAPTASNQNYYTAPSTGLSKRFLIYYQNVRGLRTKTADLLNSTSACWYDLMALTETWLDSSISDGEVVAAVYNVFRADRDFLNTGKSRGGGCLIAVNKKFNAFKIDVNQSVDLEPGIDIVGVKIVLDFSSILVFAVYLPPPVSPETLENLFECLTSLDCIFGNNICILGDFNLPNYVNCNNSQDKHILILQNFITFLNCNQSNSIQNSNNRILDLVINNNENCIVDKSLDPLLTEDTHHPALDISLKYCHSMNFKRKTLFNLQNAFNFKKANFPNLYDAFSKTDWSFMEATVSVEHQFKVFYDLILKELDSFVPKYPNIPRRNFPPWFTNSIIRDIKLKSFHYNKFKKYGRTDDINTFKLLRNKSKRDISKSYYQYVSNVESSIINNPNKFWSFIKNKKNTRDIPKDMFYKDTPIKGTLEIVNSFADYFKRSFLNNNLHPNSHHTPNNSLNINISCFSEREVLNALNKLKPKFTTGPDLIPAFIIKDCRHILVKPLLVLFNNCLLSGSIPALWKVSKVCPVFKKARIF, from the exons ATGGCGCCTACTGCGAGCAACCAAAATTATTATACTGCACCGAGTACCGGACTTAGTAAGCGCTTTTTGATCTATTATCAGAACGTACGTGGCTTGAGAACAAAGACTGCAGATTTATTAAATAGCACCTCTGCGTGTTGGTATGATCTAATGGCGCTTACTGAGACATGGCTCGATTCGTCAATATCTGATGGTGAGGTGGTTGCGGCTGTGTACAATGTCTTTCGAGCCGATAGAGATTTTCTAAATACGGGAAAATCACGAGGTGGGGGCTGTCTGATAGccgttaataaaaagtttaatgcttttaaaatagatgTAAATCAAAGTGTTGATCTTGAACCCGGTATAGATATTGTTGGTGTTAAGATTGTATTAGATTTCTcgtcaattttagtttttgctgTATATCTTCCTCCTCCAGTATCTCCTGAAACTTTGGAAAATCTGTTTGAGTGTCTAACATCCCTTGACTGCATTTTTGGTAATAATATTTGCATAttgggtgattttaatctacCTAATTACGTTAACTGTAACAATTCTCAAGATAAGCATATTTTAATACTGCAAAACTTTATAACTTTTCTTAATTGCAATCAAAGCAACTctatacaaaattcaaataacagAATTCTTGATTTGGTCataaacaataatgaaaattgcATAGTGGATAAATCTTTGGATCCGTTGTTAACCGAAGATACTCACCATCCTGCTCTTGATATTTCGTTAAAATATTGCCACTCTATGAATTTTAAGCGTAAGACACTTTTTAACCTACAAAAtgcatttaactttaaaaaagctaattttcctaatttatatGATGCCTTTTCAAAAACTGATTGGTCATTTATGGAAGCTACGGTTTCTGTGGAGCATCAGTTTAAGGTcttttatgatttaatattaaaggaaTTGGACAGTTTTGTACCAAAATATCCTAATATACCTAGGAGAAATTTTCCACCTTGGTTCACAAATAGTATTATAAGGGATATAAAGCTTAAGAGTTTTcattacaacaaatttaaaaaatatggaagaaCCGATGATATAAACACGTTTAAATTGTTACGCAATAAATCTAAAAGAGATATATCTAAATCTTACTATCAATACGTTTCAAATGTGGAAAGCAGTATCATAAATAATCCTAACAAATTTTGgagttttataaagaataaaaaaaatacaagagataTTCCTAAAGATATGTTTTACAAGGACACTCCTATAAAGGGCACCCTTGAAATAGTTAATTCCTTCGCTGACTACTTTAAacgatcttttttaaataataatttacacccTAATTCTCATCATACCCCAAATAACtctcttaatataaatatttcttgtttttcagAACGCGAAGTACTCAAtgctttaaacaaattaaaacctaaatttaCAACAGGACCGGATCTTATTCCTGCATTTATTATTAAGGACTGTAGGCATATACTTGTAAAGCCTTTACTTGTTTTGTTTAACAACTGTCTTTTATCGGGGTCTATTCCCGCATTATGGAAAGTTTCCAAGGTTTgtcctgtatttaaaaaag Cacggattttttaa